In the Candidatus Hydrogenedens sp. genome, CGGGTAATACAAATTTTTAATTTTGGCAGTTATCACTGTGATATTAATGGTGAAGATGGTTATGGATTAGGTATAGGTGAACAAAATTGTAATCGTCATAGTTCTGATTATTCAGAACCTTATTGGTCTATTACTTTCCATGAACTATTACGATTAATCCAGTTATTCAATATAGGTGGTTATTCTCCTTGTCAGGATACGGAAGATGGTTTTTGCCCTATTCAATAGTATTTATGCTACTTCTGAAAAGCCTATTTCTAATAAATTGGTAGCAATACGAAAACGCTCAGATGACTTTTCCGCTCCTAAAACCACCGCTATAACTCTGGATTTGTTTCTTCGGGCTGTTGCAACAATACAATGTCCCGCCAATTTTGTATATCCTGTTTTTAAGCCATCACATCCTACATACATGGAAAGCAAATCGTTTGTATTATTTCTTTCTATATTCTCTTCTTGAATAACAAATTTTTTCTTGGATGTCCACGAGAGTAAAACAGGCAATCTACAACATTCTATAGCAAGTGTAGCAAGGTCTTTTGCAGTTGTTCTATCTAAATCTCTCCCACTTTTTATGGGATATCCATTTACAGTAAAGTATTTTGTATTTTTCATTCCTAACTTCTTTGCCATAGAATTCATATCTTCTATACATTCGCTTTCTGAACCCCACAAATATTCCGCTACTGTCACCGCAGATGTATTTGATGAAATAATGGCGATGGCATCCATTAAGTATCCCAATGTATATCTTTTGTCCGTTGCGAATACCATATCCAAATTATTCTGTGGAAAGATTGTTCTTTTGGGAATAACTTCATCTCCCAATTTTATTTCTTTACTATTTATCTTTAGTGCAACTAAATACATAAGCATTAATTTAACTAAACTTGCCGGGGGAGAGATAACATCTGCATTATCTTCAAATATTATTTTCTTACTGTTTGCATTAACACATATTTTTTTAATGATTTTATCATGTTTTATTGGAGGCGAATATTTTGTCTTTCTTTTCGCTGTAGCCGCAAACAAAAAGGATTGAAAAACAAAACTCCTACGACTGATGGTATTATTTTCTTCCTGCATTTATCTGTCTCTTTAATTCAATACTACTTTAATCTCTTTTTGGATATCTAAGATATTTATTAAATCTTCAAAAAGGAAAGGTTTCTTTATTATATCAACATCCGTGCCCATTCCTTCTATTAAACCCTTAGATTGATTATTTGAAATTAAGAATATTTTTTTATGACCCTCTCCTAATTTTTTTAACTTTTCTATCTCTTCTTCTTTCATATAATCAAAATCAATTACAAGATTTGCAGATGAAAATCTCAATATAGAAGAAACAACATTTTCGAAACTATCTGTAGTTAAACAAGGAATTCGATAATAATTCATCATTAGGTTTAAAAATTCTCTCAAGGTACTTTCCGGTTCATAAATGACAACTACTTTTTCCTTTTCTTTTTCCTTCCTATCACTGTCAATTATCTTTTTAACCTGTTCGCCTTGTTTTATTTTTTGAATTATTTTTAATAGGTAATTTACAGAAAAAGGTTTTTTAACAAAGAGGATATTCTCCGAATAATTTTTCTGATAGGACTTTGATATATTGATACTTTCATCAATAATCAACAATATGAAAGTATTATCTAATAATGGATGTTCCTCTATAATATTTAGTAATGAAACAATATTATCGAACTCCTTTTCATAGGTATTTATTAGAATTACTTCAGGTAATGCTTCATTCACAAATCGAATTGATTCGTATATGTTTTTTACCCATAGAATATCCTCTTCGCTTCTCCCAAATATTCTCTGGAAAATATCAAATAATACTGACTCATTATCAACGATTAGAATTTTTTCTATGTTGTCTTTTTGTATAATGTTTTCTTTTTTTCCATCGTAAAATACGCAGTCGGGCAGAATTATTGTAAATTTACTGCCTTCCCCAAGGACACTTTCAACAGAAATCTTTCCATTATGGGTCTCAACAATACCTTTTGCAATAGACAATCCGATACCTGTTCCTTCATATTTTCTTGTAGGCGAACTATCTACCTGAAAAAACTTCTCAAATATTTTTTCTTTATATTCTGGGGGAATTCCAATTCCTGTATCTGAAACGGATAATTCAAATGCTCCTTCGTTATTTATAGATATACTAATTTCTATCCTTCCCTCTGTATTCGTAAACTTAACTGCATTATTAAGTAAGATACCTAATACCTGACTGATTTTCTCTTTGTCTGCCCAAATATATATATCCTCATTATCGTATTTTTCTATAAGATTTATTTGCTTGGCAATAATCTTAGGGTTATTAAAAGATACATTTTCCTTAATAAGTTCTTTTACAGAAAAAAGTTTTTTCTTTATTTGTAGCCCTTTTATTTCTATTCTGCTGAATTCTATCATCTCGTTTACCATTCGTAACAATCTTTCTACATTTCTTTGCATAACTTCTATAGCATTTTTTTGTTGCTCTGTTATGGGACCTAAAGTATTTTGTAAGAACATTTCTATATACCCTTTTATTGTGCTTATAGGGGTTCTCAACTCATGACTTACATTGGATAAAAAAGCATCTTTATTTTTTCCATACTGTTTTAATTCTTCATTTAGTTTTTCCAATTGTATTGTTCTCTCTTCCAATTCATTTTGCATTTTCTTCTGAAGGGTCAAGTCAGAAACTACCAGAGAATATCGCACCTCTTCTATGTTTTCATTCGGTATAACAGAGACAGAAACAAGGGTAGGCACTTCTTTTTCGTCCGATGTGATAAATGCAATTTCTCTTCGTTTTTCTATATCCACCATTTCTAACAGGGGAATCAACCTTATTACCTCAGCACTTTCTAAAAACTCATAAATATAATGTTCTAAAACTTGTTCCATCTGTCTATTTATCATCTTACAAAAGCATTCATTAACCATTACAATTTTATGATGGATGTCTAACAACAGGAATCCTTCATTCATAGTCATAATTAATTTTTTTAAGTTTTCTTCAGACTCACGCAATTTTCTTGTCTGTTCATCAACTCTCATTTTTAATTCATCTGCATATTTCTGGACTTTGGCAGATAACACTTTAAGTTCGGTAATATCTTTTACTGTTGCAAGAGTTGCTTGATGTTTTCCTTTTTTGTCAAATATGGGCGTTCCATGAATCCAGAAATATTTTTTTTGGTTATTTACTTCTAATTCGACCTCATATTCTCCACTGATTCCATAACTTCGTGTTAACCAGTTTTCCTCTATA is a window encoding:
- a CDS encoding serine hydrolase is translated as MQEENNTISRRSFVFQSFLFAATAKRKTKYSPPIKHDKIIKKICVNANSKKIIFEDNADVISPPASLVKLMLMYLVALKINSKEIKLGDEVIPKRTIFPQNNLDMVFATDKRYTLGYLMDAIAIISSNTSAVTVAEYLWGSESECIEDMNSMAKKLGMKNTKYFTVNGYPIKSGRDLDRTTAKDLATLAIECCRLPVLLSWTSKKKFVIQEENIERNNTNDLLSMYVGCDGLKTGYTKLAGHCIVATARRNKSRVIAVVLGAEKSSERFRIATNLLEIGFSEVA
- a CDS encoding ATP-binding protein, producing MKEFLKLSKSHEKIVSLFIPFIFGFGGLFISQEIMNTPNTRFITASLSIALPSFITITMLNKYRFSTGEKSVLVGGIVLLFTSGIWIISKTSLNLYWYDNLPDEIRRLSELIGLGSFLLGILSFVIILIRREENIDELAERFKTLADHISEGYVLSNPDGIVVDVNEQFCRFISITRQEIIGFSIADMVRRYNISAIEENWLTRSYGISGEYEVELEVNNQKKYFWIHGTPIFDKKGKHQATLATVKDITELKVLSAKVQKYADELKMRVDEQTRKLRESEENLKKLIMTMNEGFLLLDIHHKIVMVNECFCKMINRQMEQVLEHYIYEFLESAEVIRLIPLLEMVDIEKRREIAFITSDEKEVPTLVSVSVIPNENIEEVRYSLVVSDLTLQKKMQNELEERTIQLEKLNEELKQYGKNKDAFLSNVSHELRTPISTIKGYIEMFLQNTLGPITEQQKNAIEVMQRNVERLLRMVNEMIEFSRIEIKGLQIKKKLFSVKELIKENVSFNNPKIIAKQINLIEKYDNEDIYIWADKEKISQVLGILLNNAVKFTNTEGRIEISISINNEGAFELSVSDTGIGIPPEYKEKIFEKFFQVDSSPTRKYEGTGIGLSIAKGIVETHNGKISVESVLGEGSKFTIILPDCVFYDGKKENIIQKDNIEKILIVDNESVLFDIFQRIFGRSEEDILWVKNIYESIRFVNEALPEVILINTYEKEFDNIVSLLNIIEEHPLLDNTFILLIIDESINISKSYQKNYSENILFVKKPFSVNYLLKIIQKIKQGEQVKKIIDSDRKEKEKEKVVVIYEPESTLREFLNLMMNYYRIPCLTTDSFENVVSSILRFSSANLVIDFDYMKEEEIEKLKKLGEGHKKIFLISNNQSKGLIEGMGTDVDIIKKPFLFEDLINILDIQKEIKVVLN